AGAATACAATCTGGAAATAGATAATAAAATGGTCAATTTTACCGGAAAGGACAAGATGGCCATTTCAGTTAATGATTCTATTCCTGCGCCCACACTGTATTTCAAAGAAGGCGAGACAGCCAAAATAAACGTTAAGAACAATCTGGACACTAATACGTCTGTGCATTGGCACGGGATTTTGCTGCCAAACAGACAGGACGGTGTTTCATACCTCACCACTCCCCCTATTACGCCCGGAATGACATACACTTTTGAATTCCCGCTAATTCATAGCGGCACTTATTGGTATCATTCCCACACAGGACTTCAGGAACAAAAAGGTGTGTACGGCGCAATTGTGATTGAGCCTAAAGAAAACAGGACTGATATTGAAGTACCAAAAGTGCAGGAAACAATTGTGCTTTCAGACTGGACAGATCAAAACCCGCATGAAGTTCTAAGAGACCTTAAGCGCGGAAGTGAGTATCAGGAATTTAAAAAAGGCTCTATGCAAACCGTTTACGGAGTAATAAAAAATAAGGCAATAGTCGACAACTTTAAGCGTTCACTTAGGAGAATGCCTCCGATGGACTTATCCGACGTCGCCTATGATGCCTTTTTGATAAATGGTAAGCAGCAATCAGAGTTCAAAGCTCAACCTGGAGAAAAAATACTGCTAAGGATAATTAATGCAGGTGGGGCTAGTTATTTTTATCTGAATTATGCTGGCGGTGATATGGAGGTTATCGCGGCTGACGGAGTGGATGTTAAGCCA
The DNA window shown above is from Thermodesulfobacteriota bacterium and carries:
- a CDS encoding multicopper oxidase domain-containing protein — its product is MTLRINYMIFAIIIVSCASIFAFDTNAQQIREYNLEIDNKMVNFTGKDKMAISVNDSIPAPTLYFKEGETAKINVKNNLDTNTSVHWHGILLPNRQDGVSYLTTPPITPGMTYTFEFPLIHSGTYWYHSHTGLQEQKGVYGAIVIEPKENRTDIEVPKVQETIVLSDWTDQNPHEVLRDLKRGSEYQEFKKGSMQTVYGVIKNKAIVDNFKRSLRRMPPMDLSDVAYDAFLINGKQQSEFKAQPGEKILLRIINAGGASYFYLNYAGGDMEVIAADGVDVKPFKTDRMLMAIAETYDVIITVPKSGSAEFRATAQDGSGHASLFIGEGDKVLAQDIPKPNLYKMDHSHMMMDHEGHGDMEKKEMEMDHSMKEHMDHSSMDHGSMDHSNKHMDMSHDMKMDTNPRPMPPYKYLRSVMPTSLPK